The region TAGTATTTCTGAGATGAATGCTGCACAACAGTCTATAAAGGACGCTGAATTGCAGATTGGTAATGCTAAAATTACTCTAAACAACCAGCAAAAGCAGTACGATATGCAAAAAAGGCTTTTTGCACAAGGTGTAATTTCCAAACAAGAATATTACAATGCTGAACAACAATATAAAGGTGCAGCACAATCTGTATCAATTGCAGAGCAGCAGTTAAGAACTGCTGAAAAGCGCCTTCAGATTGCCAGAACCGGATCTACACCGGAATTACAAAGTCTGGCAACAACCCAGGTTCGTTCCAAGCTTAATGGTACTATTCTGGAAATTCCTGTAAAAGAAGGAAGTCAGGTTATCGAAGCAAATAACTTCAATGCCGGGACAACTATTTGTACTGTCGCTGACCTTAATTCTCTTATTTTTAAAGGTACTATTGATGAAGCTCAGGCCGGAAGACTAAAAGAAGGAATGAATATGAATATCATCATCGGGGCTTTACAAAATAAAACTTTCCCTGGAAAGCTAACGTTAATTGCTCCTAAAGGAAAGGATGAAACAGGAAGTATTAAATTCCCTCTGGAAGCAGATGTATTCAATCCTAATAACGAATATATCCGTGCAGGATTCTCTGCCAATGGTGAGATTATTATGAACAGCCAGAAAAATGCTCTTCTTTTGGATGAATCACTTATCCAGTATGAAAAACAAAATAACAAAGACAAAGCTTTCGTAGAGGTAAAACAAAAAGACGGTAAGTTTAAAAAAGTATATATAACTCTTGGTGCCAGTGATGGGATCAATGTACAGATACTTTCCGGTATCACTAAAGATTCTGAAATCAAAGTATGGAATCCTTCTGAAAAAGATAAGGAGGAATTAAAGCAGAAAAACGCTAAATAAGTTTAAATTAGATATTGTTAAAAGAAGCGCCGCGGACAAAGTCCGCGGCGCTTCTGAATTATACAATCAGACAATTACTTGGTTATAGTTCTTTGGTTCTTCTGGCTAAATAGCCATTTCAACAAATCAGGTTCTGCAAATGCCGAATCCCAGCTGTTATGATTTGCACCGGGATAAAAAGTATATTTTACATTAACTCCGTTCGATTTCATTGCTTTTACTATAGCATCTGAAAATCCTGAAGGCACTACATCATCTTTTCCACCATGAAAAACCCACCAGTTTGTAGCTTTCAGATTAGAAGCTGTGGAAGGCTCCGCTCCTCCACATATTGCGATAGCTCCTGCAAATACTCCCGGCTTACGGTTCACCAGTTCAAAAGTTCCCATACCGCCCATACTAAGCCCCATAATATAAATCTGATCCTGTTTTATATTATACTGCTTTTGCAGATTTCCAAAAAGGCCGGATAATAGTAACATCGCTTTTGTTGGTGCATCATTATTAGTGAAATAAAATGTTCTTTTTCCTGTATCATCGGATACGATTTGCACATTGCTCCAATAAGAGTCCTCGGGACATTGTGGAAAAACTACAATTGCCGGGAAATCTTTCCGATTACTATCATTCAAAAACAACTTTGCTCCATGAGTCAGTTGCTTCTCATTATCATTTCCACTTTCCCCTCTCCCATGCAGAAAAATAACCAATGGATATTTTTTCCCTGGGTCGAAGTTCTCAGGTAATAATACCCTGTAAGGCAAAGTCTGTTCTCCTTGTGAAAATCTGAATTTCTTGAACAATGAAAAATCCTGAGCAAAAAGAAAACTTACCCACATTAATGCTAAAACGAAACCTATCTTTTTTATCATATTTCAAAAATATAAAAAAGCAGCTTTTCAGCTGCTTTTGTTATTATTTATTCCAGTTTATTTTCGCATGTTTTACATCATGAGAATTTGTTCCTATCATAATATCGAATTCTCCGGCCTCCCAATCGTACTTCAGTTCCGAGTTATAAAATTTCAGATCCTCCGGTGTAATTGTAAAGCTTACTTTTTTAGATTCACCAGCCTTTAAAAATACTTTCTGGAAACCTTTCAGCTCTTTTACCGGACGAGTCACGGATCCTACCATATCACGAATATATAATTGTACCACTTCATTTCCGTCGTATTTACCATTATTCGTCAATGTTATACTTGCTGTTAACTGATCGTTACCACTCAGTTGTGTTTTACTCAGCTCTACATCTGAATATCCAAATGAAGTATAACTCAAACCAAAACCAAATGGGAAAAGCGGTGTATTACATTCATCTATATAGTTAGATCTGAATTTCTCGAATTCACATTTATCCGATTTGTCATCGCTTAATGGGCGGCCTGTATTTTTAGCATTATAATAGATTGGAACCTGTCCTACACTCCTTGGGAATGTCATTGGCAGTTTTCCGGATGGATTGACTTTGCCATACAATACATCTGCAATTGCATAACCTGCTTCGCTTCCTGCAAACCAAGCATTAACGATAGCATCAGCTTGTTTATTTTCATCATTTAACACCAATGGGCGACCTGTAAAAAGCACCATCACAATTGGTTTTCCTGTCTTTTTAAGCTCTGTTAATAAATCTTTCTGAGCCTGAGGAATCTCTATATTCGTTCTGGAACTCGATTCTCCGCTTAACTCAGCAGTTTCACCAATAGCCAATACCACAACATCTGCTTTTTTAGCCGTTTCTACGGCTTCTTTCAGCAATGCTTCTTTAGATCGACTATCCCTGTTAGATACTTTACCAAACATCGTCGCTTTTTCTTCCATCTTAGCATCATAGAAAACATTGCTTCCTTTTGCATAAATGAAATTAACTCCTTTTATAGTTTCTTTAAGACCTGTCATTATAGAAACAGCATCTTTTGTACGGGAAGCCACACTCCACGTTCCGGTCATATTCTCATTATTATTGGCTAAAGGTCCAATAACAGCAACCGTTCCTGATGTTTTCAGAGGTAGTATTTGTTTATCATTTTTAAGCAGAACCATTGACTGTGCAGCAATATTTCTGGCTTCTTCGCGATTGGCTTTATTGAAAACCTCGGCTTTAGATCTTTTCTCATCAGTATATCTATACGGATCATCAAAAAGCCCCAGATCATACTTTGCTTCCAGAATTCTTCTGGCTGCAGTAGTAATTTGCTGTTCTGTTACTTTTCCTTCACTTATGGATTTTTTCAGTGTCGTTAAAAAGCCTTCACCTACCATATCCATATCAATACCTGCATTCATTGCTAAGGCAGATACTTGCTGCAGATCTCCCATTCCATGCTGAATCATTTCATTGATTCCGGTGTAATCCGTTACAATAAAACCATTAAAGCCCCATTGTTTACGCAATACATCATCCATCAACCACTTATTACCTGTTGCGGGAATACCATCAACCTCGTTAAAGGATGCCATTACAGATCCTACTCCGGCATCTACAGCAGCTTTATATGGTGGAAAATATTCATTGAACATTCTTATATGGCTCATGTCAACCGTATTATAGTCGCGTCCTCCTTCCGGCGCACCGTACAATGCAAAATGTTTTACACATGCCAGTATGGTATTTTTAAGAGACAAATCTTTTCCCTGATAACCATAAACCATGGCTTTTGCAATCTGACTTCCAAGGTAAGGGTCTTCTCCCGATCCTTCAGAAACTCTCCCCCATCTTGGTTCTCTGGAAACATCTACCATTGGTGAGAATGTCCAGTTAATACCATCTGCCGAAGCTTCCTGTGCTGCAATCTGCGCAGATCTCTGAATAAGATCCATATCCCATGAAGCAGAAAGACCTAACGGAATAGGAAAGGTAGTTTCGTAACCATGAATAACGTCCATCCCGAAAATCATTGGAATCTTAAGACGGCTTTTTTCTACAGCTACTTTCTGTACGTCTCTTATTTTACCAACTCCTTTTATGTTGAATAAGCCTCCTACTAATCCCTGTTCAATTTTTTTACCTATATCAGAACTCTGAGCCTGTCCCGTTGTAAAATCTCCGGATGATGGCAGATTAAGCTGTCCGATTTTTTCATCCAGAGTCATTTTTGCGATTAACTTATCTACAAATGCCTTCTTTTTAGAAGTATAAGCTTCTGTTTGAAAGCTTTGTACCGGCTGGTGTACCAACTGTCCTGAAAACAGAGGTGCAAGAATAAGCCCGGCTATAATTGATAGTTTCTTCATATTATTTTCAGTTTATTTATTGTCTCTAATAAAGACATTAAAAATTAAGACTAATATACAAAATTTTATTTTACTACTTTTCTCCCTTTCTGAGGGTATTTTGAAGTAGTAAATCCTAGTTTTTTTAAACCTTGCTGAATCTCCGGAGCGTTCATGAAAAGCTTCCAGATTAATCCGGAACGATAGTTTTCCAACATTACAACTTCTGGTCCCTGATCTATCGCCAGATACCATTTGGCAGTCCAGTTGTAGTGTGGGCTTAATGCATCATAGAACCCCGCTAATCCCCAGGAATCAGGATAGTTTTCATACAGGTTACGTATGAAAGCTATAGACTCTTTGGGTGTATATACGATAGAACTGATAGCTGCAGTTGGAGAAACAACACCAACATCATTTCCCGGCATATGAGCATTATAACCTGTACTTCCGTTTTCATTTCTGGAATAAGATGCTGTTAACCCCCAGAAATATTTTCCATAGGCCTTATAAGCCTTAGGGTTTTCTACAGCATAAGAATAATTGATCATAGCGTGATCATAATTCAGTTTCTGGTAATCTGCATACTGATCTTTTAACCCGTTAGGATCCAAACCAAGATAGGAGTAATGTGCCCAAAATAAAGGTCCTCCATAATTTTCCGCCCCGTTATGTTTTAATATCAACGGAAAGCCATAAGCTACCTTATCTGAAATAATCTTACCATTACGTGCCCAACCTTTATCATAGGCTTCTCTGCTTATCGTATGAGTTGGAGATGAGGCTGCCATTACATACGTAATCAAACATTCATTATAACCTTCCAGCTTAAAGTTCATATCCCATGCATAATTTGGAGACCAATGCCAATACAAAACATCCTCACCACCTTTAGTGTACCAATTCCATTCTATACCCTTCCACAATTTATCATACTTCTCTGCCAAAACTTTTTCTTCAGCTGTACCATTTTTAAAATACTCCCGTACAACAAGGAAGCCTTGGGCCAGAAATGAAGTCTCTACAAGATCTCCACCATTATCTTTGGTTCCGAATGGTTTTACTTTTCCTGTTTCACCATCTATCCAATGAGACCAGGCTCCATGAAAGCGGTCTGCTTTTGTCAGAAAATCTGCTATTTTATTTAGACGTTCTACAGCTTCTTTTCTCTTAATATAACCTCTATTTGTCGCAGAAATAATAGACATCAGTCCAAATCCTGAACCTCCGGTAGTAACAATATTCGCATCACGATCCGGATAATTACCATCAGGATGATAACGCTCTCTTGCCATGCCTGAATGTGGCTCAGCAAAATCCCAGAAATACCGGAAAGTCTGTCGCTGAACTTTATCCAGTAGCTGATCATCCGTTAGCTTTTTAGTGTCAGATTTCTTATTCTCCCTAACAGGACTTTGGCTACTGCAGGTAACCCCTGCAATAGCCAAAGTGAATATTAATATGTTTTTAAACATCATTAGTAACCCGGGTTTTGAGATGACAATCCTTTAGCTTCATCAATAAACCTTTGAGGTAATGGAAATAATTCGTGTTTTCCTACAATAAACTTTTTGCCGTCTGCAGCCATAGCTTTTTCTGCCTGACCCGTTCTTACAAGATCAAACCATCTTTCATGCTCAAAAGCTAACTCTAATCTTCTTTCTTTCCAGATAGCCAATCTCACATCTGCTTGTGAAGAGGCTGTGGTATTAGCAAGTTTAGCTCTTGTCCTTACCTGATTCAAGAAATTAATTGCATCAGATGTTCTTCCTAATTCATTTAAAGCCTCTGCCTTTATTAAAAGAATCTCTGCATAACGTAAATACTTAATACTCACATCAGTCTGTGCCTGTGTTGTAAAATTAGCAGAATAAGCTTTATAATTATAGAACTTGTTATCTGTATTGTTAGAAATTATGCGTCCATCATACAGCGTCATCCCTCTTTGGATAATTGTAGCGTCTCTTCTTTCTGTATCTCCCTCTGCAGTATAAGCATCAAACAATCCCTGAGTTGGAGTTGCAAATCCCCAGCCCCAGCCTCCGGCTCCTCTTGCACCCTGAACTTGAGTATATTGTTGGATTCCTCTACCTCCAATAGCTCCGGAACCTCCAATCTCAAAAATTGATTCTTGATTGAATTTACCATTCACTTTATATTGATCAATATAACTTGGAGTCAAAGAATATCCGGTTACTTTATCTGCATATTCTAATGCCTTGTCCCACTTCTTCTGATACATTGAAACTTTTGCTAACAATGCATACGCAGATCCTTTAGATGCTCTAGCCAAATCAACTCCTGTATAAGAAGATTTATTTGGCAAACTAGCTGCAGCTTCCAATAGATCTCTTTCAATAAATGCATAAATATCTTCCTTGGATCTTTTAGTAAGCAGCATTTTTTTATCTTCTTCATTTTTATCCGCAGGAACATGATCTACCAAAGGCACAGCTCCAAAAGATTTCACCAAAGTAAAATACATAAATGCACGTAAAAATTTAGCTTCACCCATTAGTCTATTTCTTAGATCAGAGTTAGCTTTATCTAATTGAGGAATATATTGCAATGCTTGGTTACAACGATTGATACCTTGGTAGTTTGATGAAAATAAACTTTCGAAAGAAGGTGTTGTTGGTGTAAATGTTAGAGCATCTAAGATATCTTTATCAGATCCTGTATCACCAGGTGATGATCCTTTATCCGCATCGTCAGAAGCAATGGAGGTAACTCCTATCCATGCGAAAGAACTCATATCCCAGTCCAAAAATTTAGCATAAATGGAAGTAACAAAACTTGCAGCACCAGCATCATTATTAAAATTCTCCAGATCACCTACAGTATAATTTTCAGTAGGCGTTACATCCAGAAAGTCATTTTTACAACTTTGTGAAATCCCCCCCATTGTTAATAAAAGGGAAGCTATGATTATATATTGTCTTTTCATCTTTTTAGAAATTAATATTTAGACCAAATACAAAAGATCTTAATGTTGGATAAGAATCTAACTCTACACCAGCCAATTTATACGGATCACCCTCTAGTTTGTTATCACTAGGATTATACCCTGATATTTCAGAGCTATACCCTGTGTACTTTTGGAAAACAAAAGGATTTATTGCACTCACATATAATCTTATTGATTTCAGATGTTCTGTAACTCCTTTTATAGTATATCCCAATGTAATATTATTAATTCTGAAAAAATTCCCAGATTCTAAAAAATATGTTGAAGCAATTGGAATATTATTAACAGGTGCAGGGTTCGCAGCTCCAGTATTCGAAGAAGTCCAATAGTCATTTACGACTGATGATTCTATATTAGCCCCAGTAATTCTCTGTGCTTTTTTTCCATTATATACCTTAAATCCAAAAGCCCCGTAACCATTAACTGCAAAATCCCAATTCTTATATGCCATAGACAGATTAATTCCTAAAGTAGATTTTGGGATATAAGAATTAAAATATTTCCTGTCTCCAGCATCAGCAGAACCCGTTACTCCATTACCATTAAGATCTTTATATTTCATCGCACCATTAGCATCGAATCCATCAAATTCCCAAAGGTAGAAGCTACCAAGAGCCTGTCCTACAGTAGTACTGTTGAAAAGCTTTGTCCATTGTCCATTTCCTAATGATCCTCCACTAATTTGTGAAATATCTGTACGGGTAATTTTAGTGAGTTCATTATTATTATAAGAATAGTTTGCTCCTATTGAATAACTAAAGTCCTGACCAATTTTATCATTCCAGTTAAGTCCTAATTCCACTCCTCGGTTTTGTACTTCACCAACATGTGCCGGATAAGTTTTTTCTTTACCCGATGCTATTGGGTCTACAACGTTAAGAATAATGTTTTTTGTAAGACGGTTATAAACATCTATTGATCCGGTTAATCTGTTGTTTAAAACTCCGAAATCTATACCTGCCGATGATTCTTCAGTAATTTCCCATGTTAAATTAGGATCAAATCCCTGATTAACAGTAATACCATTACTCACAGAAATACCATTGAAGCCATAGTTATAACCAGCCCCGGTAGTTAATGGTAAAGAGTTTAGTGGTACATTTTGGTTTCCTAATCTACCCCAGCCTCCTCTAAGTTTAAGCATATTGAATCCTGAATTTTTCATAAAGCTTTCTTCCGAAATAATCCAGCCTGCACCAAATGAAGGGAACGTGCCCCATTTATGACCATCTGCAAACTGAGATGAACCATCTCTTCTTACCGTAGCACTTAGTAAGTAGCGATTTAATAATTTGTACTGTGCTCGCGCAAAATAAGAGTTGGTAGTATTTTTATTATACTTTACAGAGTTTAGATTGAGTATATTATTTACATAATCAGTACCTGATAGATTCCAATAATTATTATTCAAAGGCATATCTTTTCTTACGATAATAAGCTCATCAATACCATTTTTCACAGCAGTTTCTGTACCTACAGTTGCTTCTATATCATGTATTCCAAACTTTTTATTAAATGTTAAATAATTAGTCAAAGCCCAGTTATAATAATCTCTTTTGGTATTTGTAAGCCTATTTAACGGTGACCCTTTATCAAACCCCGAAGCTACTCTTGAGGGATCTGCAGCCAGCCATGTAGCTAAAGAGTTTTCAAAATTATAACCTTTATAATTGGAATATTCTCCATTAAACTGGGAAGTAAATTTTAACCCCTTTACAATATCAATATCCAATTTAAGCCCTCCCTGCAAAAGCATATTCTGATTGCGTTCGTCATTATAAAAAAGTTGGCTTACCGGGTTACCAACATCATTGAACTTGGAAGTTCCTTTTTCAGATACAATCCCATTAGCACCTATAAAAGGTGATCCAAATTGACCAGTAGGAAAATAGACTGGAACCATTGGAGATTGCTTGTATGCTGTAGTGAAAGCTCCTAACGGTTTAGGAGTCATATTAGTAAAGGCAACACTAAGATTCTGACTTAATGTAATGCCCTTCGCAAGCTTAAATTCATTATTAGTACGAATCGTAGACCTGTTATAATCTGTACCTCTTAGAATAGACTTCTCGTCATAATTATTTAAGCTGAAAAAATACTTAATATTTTCAGATGAACCAGAAATTGATAAATTATGCTGATTATACATACCAGTTCTTGTAATTTTATCAAACCAATTAGTATTTGTTGGCTGATTCTCAGAAAAGGTATTCTTCCCCAACGCAATATTATTATATCTTGCAAATTCTGATGCATTAGCCATCTTAACTTCTTTCAAAGGAGTCCTTACTCCTACAAAGCCATCATAGCTAATACTTAATTTTCCTTTTCCGGTTTTGGTCGTAATAATAATAACTCCGTTTGCTGCTCTGTTACCATAAATAGCTAATGCAGCAGCATCTTTAAGGATATCATAAGTTAAGATATCGTTAGCGTTAATATTATTAATATTATCTGCGAACATTCCATCTACAACATACAATGGAGTACGCCCCCCTAACACAGTTCCTAATCCTCGGATTA is a window of Elizabethkingia anophelis R26 DNA encoding:
- a CDS encoding RagB/SusD family nutrient uptake outer membrane protein — its product is MKRQYIIIASLLLTMGGISQSCKNDFLDVTPTENYTVGDLENFNNDAGAASFVTSIYAKFLDWDMSSFAWIGVTSIASDDADKGSSPGDTGSDKDILDALTFTPTTPSFESLFSSNYQGINRCNQALQYIPQLDKANSDLRNRLMGEAKFLRAFMYFTLVKSFGAVPLVDHVPADKNEEDKKMLLTKRSKEDIYAFIERDLLEAAASLPNKSSYTGVDLARASKGSAYALLAKVSMYQKKWDKALEYADKVTGYSLTPSYIDQYKVNGKFNQESIFEIGGSGAIGGRGIQQYTQVQGARGAGGWGWGFATPTQGLFDAYTAEGDTERRDATIIQRGMTLYDGRIISNNTDNKFYNYKAYSANFTTQAQTDVSIKYLRYAEILLIKAEALNELGRTSDAINFLNQVRTRAKLANTTASSQADVRLAIWKERRLELAFEHERWFDLVRTGQAEKAMAADGKKFIVGKHELFPLPQRFIDEAKGLSSQNPGY
- a CDS encoding efflux RND transporter periplasmic adaptor subunit, whose translation is MKKKLNFKKIIYIILGIILLLVLFKGISYMISSNSAKEEAFLTRKPTIQTLEDKVLATGTIVPRREVEIKPNIPGIIKSIHVKQGDKVTAGQLIATINVVPSISEMNAAQQSIKDAELQIGNAKITLNNQQKQYDMQKRLFAQGVISKQEYYNAEQQYKGAAQSVSIAEQQLRTAEKRLQIARTGSTPELQSLATTQVRSKLNGTILEIPVKEGSQVIEANNFNAGTTICTVADLNSLIFKGTIDEAQAGRLKEGMNMNIIIGALQNKTFPGKLTLIAPKGKDETGSIKFPLEADVFNPNNEYIRAGFSANGEIIMNSQKNALLLDESLIQYEKQNNKDKAFVEVKQKDGKFKKVYITLGASDGINVQILSGITKDSEIKVWNPSEKDKEELKQKNAK
- a CDS encoding SusC/RagA family TonB-linked outer membrane protein; its protein translation is MNKKVLQVSCLIAAFYFGADLHAQTKKNDTVTKEKAIEEVVMIGYGSRKKVDNTTSISSINSEEVNRTKVLNPTQAIQGKAAGVQVTASDMPGSTPTILIRGLGTVLGGRTPLYVVDGMFADNINNINANDILTYDILKDAAALAIYGNRAANGVIIITTKTGKGKLSISYDGFVGVRTPLKEVKMANASEFARYNNIALGKNTFSENQPTNTNWFDKITRTGMYNQHNLSISGSSENIKYFFSLNNYDEKSILRGTDYNRSTIRTNNEFKLAKGITLSQNLSVAFTNMTPKPLGAFTTAYKQSPMVPVYFPTGQFGSPFIGANGIVSEKGTSKFNDVGNPVSQLFYNDERNQNMLLQGGLKLDIDIVKGLKFTSQFNGEYSNYKGYNFENSLATWLAADPSRVASGFDKGSPLNRLTNTKRDYYNWALTNYLTFNKKFGIHDIEATVGTETAVKNGIDELIIVRKDMPLNNNYWNLSGTDYVNNILNLNSVKYNKNTTNSYFARAQYKLLNRYLLSATVRRDGSSQFADGHKWGTFPSFGAGWIISEESFMKNSGFNMLKLRGGWGRLGNQNVPLNSLPLTTGAGYNYGFNGISVSNGITVNQGFDPNLTWEITEESSAGIDFGVLNNRLTGSIDVYNRLTKNIILNVVDPIASGKEKTYPAHVGEVQNRGVELGLNWNDKIGQDFSYSIGANYSYNNNELTKITRTDISQISGGSLGNGQWTKLFNSTTVGQALGSFYLWEFDGFDANGAMKYKDLNGNGVTGSADAGDRKYFNSYIPKSTLGINLSMAYKNWDFAVNGYGAFGFKVYNGKKAQRITGANIESSVVNDYWTSSNTGAANPAPVNNIPIASTYFLESGNFFRINNITLGYTIKGVTEHLKSIRLYVSAINPFVFQKYTGYSSEISGYNPSDNKLEGDPYKLAGVELDSYPTLRSFVFGLNINF
- the bglX gene encoding beta-glucosidase BglX, encoding MKKLSIIAGLILAPLFSGQLVHQPVQSFQTEAYTSKKKAFVDKLIAKMTLDEKIGQLNLPSSGDFTTGQAQSSDIGKKIEQGLVGGLFNIKGVGKIRDVQKVAVEKSRLKIPMIFGMDVIHGYETTFPIPLGLSASWDMDLIQRSAQIAAQEASADGINWTFSPMVDVSREPRWGRVSEGSGEDPYLGSQIAKAMVYGYQGKDLSLKNTILACVKHFALYGAPEGGRDYNTVDMSHIRMFNEYFPPYKAAVDAGVGSVMASFNEVDGIPATGNKWLMDDVLRKQWGFNGFIVTDYTGINEMIQHGMGDLQQVSALAMNAGIDMDMVGEGFLTTLKKSISEGKVTEQQITTAARRILEAKYDLGLFDDPYRYTDEKRSKAEVFNKANREEARNIAAQSMVLLKNDKQILPLKTSGTVAVIGPLANNNENMTGTWSVASRTKDAVSIMTGLKETIKGVNFIYAKGSNVFYDAKMEEKATMFGKVSNRDSRSKEALLKEAVETAKKADVVVLAIGETAELSGESSSRTNIEIPQAQKDLLTELKKTGKPIVMVLFTGRPLVLNDENKQADAIVNAWFAGSEAGYAIADVLYGKVNPSGKLPMTFPRSVGQVPIYYNAKNTGRPLSDDKSDKCEFEKFRSNYIDECNTPLFPFGFGLSYTSFGYSDVELSKTQLSGNDQLTASITLTNNGKYDGNEVVQLYIRDMVGSVTRPVKELKGFQKVFLKAGESKKVSFTITPEDLKFYNSELKYDWEAGEFDIMIGTNSHDVKHAKINWNK
- a CDS encoding carboxylesterase family protein — its product is MIKKIGFVLALMWVSFLFAQDFSLFKKFRFSQGEQTLPYRVLLPENFDPGKKYPLVIFLHGRGESGNDNEKQLTHGAKLFLNDSNRKDFPAIVVFPQCPEDSYWSNVQIVSDDTGKRTFYFTNNDAPTKAMLLLSGLFGNLQKQYNIKQDQIYIMGLSMGGMGTFELVNRKPGVFAGAIAICGGAEPSTASNLKATNWWVFHGGKDDVVPSGFSDAIVKAMKSNGVNVKYTFYPGANHNSWDSAFAEPDLLKWLFSQKNQRTITK
- a CDS encoding glucoamylase family protein encodes the protein MMFKNILIFTLAIAGVTCSSQSPVRENKKSDTKKLTDDQLLDKVQRQTFRYFWDFAEPHSGMARERYHPDGNYPDRDANIVTTGGSGFGLMSIISATNRGYIKRKEAVERLNKIADFLTKADRFHGAWSHWIDGETGKVKPFGTKDNGGDLVETSFLAQGFLVVREYFKNGTAEEKVLAEKYDKLWKGIEWNWYTKGGEDVLYWHWSPNYAWDMNFKLEGYNECLITYVMAASSPTHTISREAYDKGWARNGKIISDKVAYGFPLILKHNGAENYGGPLFWAHYSYLGLDPNGLKDQYADYQKLNYDHAMINYSYAVENPKAYKAYGKYFWGLTASYSRNENGSTGYNAHMPGNDVGVVSPTAAISSIVYTPKESIAFIRNLYENYPDSWGLAGFYDALSPHYNWTAKWYLAIDQGPEVVMLENYRSGLIWKLFMNAPEIQQGLKKLGFTTSKYPQKGRKVVK